A stretch of Streptococcus sp. oral taxon 061 DNA encodes these proteins:
- a CDS encoding SemiSWEET family transporter, giving the protein MSEKQMKIVGWIATFMSIMMYVSYIPQILDNLAGHKGNFIQPAVAALNCCLWCYYGFFKEERDIPIVAANIPGIILGTITALTALF; this is encoded by the coding sequence ATGTCTGAAAAACAAATGAAAATCGTTGGTTGGATTGCAACTTTTATGTCCATTATGATGTATGTTTCTTATATTCCACAAATTTTAGATAATCTAGCAGGTCATAAGGGGAATTTTATCCAACCAGCAGTTGCAGCTTTAAACTGTTGCCTCTGGTGTTACTATGGCTTCTTTAAGGAAGAGAGAGATATCCCTATTGTTGCAGCAAATATCCCTGGGATAATTTTAGGGACTATAACTGCATTGACTGCTTTGTTCTAA
- a CDS encoding Cof-type HAD-IIB family hydrolase, protein MIKLLALDMDGTLLNEAKEIPQAHIDAIHKAIEKGVKLVLCTGRPLFGVLPYYKKLGLDLQNEYVIVNNGCSTHQTSDWGLVDWRELSKSDIEYLNELAEKSEVQLTLFDEQHYFVLGGKPNPIVQYDATLVFADLTEISLEEATSGKYRMFQGMFLGTKEQTDDFEQRFAEELCQKFSGVRSQPVIYEAMPLSTTKASALSRLAEILDIKPSEIMAMGDANNDIEMLEFAGLGIAMGNASDYVKSIADDVTSSNEEEGVARAIEKYIL, encoded by the coding sequence ATGATTAAATTACTTGCCCTAGATATGGATGGTACTCTTCTCAACGAAGCCAAGGAAATTCCTCAGGCTCATATTGATGCTATTCATAAGGCTATCGAAAAAGGTGTTAAACTGGTTCTATGTACTGGTCGTCCTCTCTTTGGAGTTCTTCCCTACTATAAAAAACTAGGTCTTGATTTGCAGAATGAATACGTCATCGTCAATAATGGATGTTCTACCCACCAAACCAGTGACTGGGGCCTTGTTGACTGGCGGGAACTTAGCAAATCTGACATCGAATACCTGAATGAACTTGCTGAAAAGAGTGAGGTCCAGTTGACTCTCTTTGACGAGCAACACTACTTCGTTCTCGGAGGCAAACCAAATCCTATCGTTCAATATGATGCTACACTTGTCTTTGCTGACCTGACTGAAATCTCACTGGAAGAAGCTACTAGCGGTAAGTACCGTATGTTTCAGGGTATGTTCTTAGGTACAAAAGAACAAACGGATGACTTTGAACAACGTTTCGCTGAAGAACTTTGTCAAAAATTTAGCGGTGTTCGTTCACAACCAGTGATTTATGAGGCAATGCCACTCAGTACAACTAAGGCTTCTGCTCTTTCTCGTTTGGCTGAGATTTTGGATATCAAACCTTCTGAAATCATGGCCATGGGTGATGCTAATAACGACATTGAAATGTTGGAGTTTGCTGGTCTTGGGATTGCTATGGGAAATGCCAGTGATTACGTCAAATCTATCGCTGATGATGTAACAAGTAGCAATGAAGAAGAGGGCGTTGCACGCGCTATTGAGAAATATATTTTGTAA
- the pcrA gene encoding DNA helicase PcrA — MNPLLNGMNDRQAEAVQTTEGPLLIMAGAGSGKTRVLTHRIAYLIDEKMVNPWNILAITFTNKAAREMKERAYGLNPATQDCLIATFHSMCVRILRRDADHIGYNRNFTIIDPGEQRTLMKRILKQLNLDPKKWNERSILGTISNAKNDLIDDEAYASQAGDLYTDIVAKCYTAYQKELRQSESVDFDDLIMLTLRLFDQNPDVLTYYQQKFQYIHVDEYQDTNHAQYQLVKLLASRFKNICVVGDADQSIYGWRGADMQNILDFEKDYPDAKVVLLEENYRSTKTILQAANDVIKNNNNRRPKNLWTQNADGEQIIYYRANDEQDEAVFVAKTIDELGRSHNFLHKDFAVLYRTNAQSRTIEEALLKSNIPYTMVGGTKFYSRKEIRDIIAYLNLIANLSDNISFERIINEPKRGIGPGTVEKIRDFANSQEMTMLDASANIMLSGIKGKAAQSIWDFANMILDLREQLDRLSITELVEAVLEKTGYVDILNAQATLESKARVENIEEFLSVTKNFDDNPESDEEETGLDKLSRFLNDLALIADTDSGSQETSEVTLMTLHAAKGLEFPVVFIIGMEENVFPLSRASEDPDELEEERRLAYVGITRAEKILYLTNANSRLLFGRTSYNRPTRFINEISSDLLTYQGLARPANTSFKASYSSGGTAFGKGMSLAQALQERKRNASPTSIQSSGLPFGQFVAGNKQDSSDTIWSVGDIALHKKWGEGTVLEVSGSGSTQELKINFPEVGLKKLLASVAPIEKKA, encoded by the coding sequence ATGAACCCTTTATTAAACGGTATGAATGACCGCCAAGCAGAAGCGGTACAGACTACAGAAGGTCCCTTGCTTATTATGGCGGGGGCTGGTTCCGGTAAGACACGAGTTTTGACCCATCGTATTGCTTACTTGATTGATGAAAAGATGGTTAATCCATGGAATATTTTAGCTATTACCTTTACTAATAAAGCAGCACGCGAGATGAAGGAGCGTGCCTATGGGCTCAATCCAGCTACTCAGGATTGTTTGATAGCGACCTTTCACTCTATGTGTGTTCGTATCTTACGTCGTGATGCAGACCATATTGGCTACAATCGTAATTTTACTATCATCGATCCAGGTGAGCAGCGAACATTGATGAAACGCATTCTCAAGCAGTTAAACTTGGATCCTAAAAAATGGAATGAACGCTCTATTTTGGGGACCATTTCTAATGCTAAGAATGATTTGATAGATGATGAGGCATACGCTTCTCAAGCAGGAGACTTGTATACAGATATTGTAGCTAAGTGTTATACTGCCTATCAGAAAGAACTTCGTCAGTCAGAATCGGTTGACTTTGATGATTTGATTATGTTGACTTTGCGTCTCTTTGATCAAAATCCTGATGTCTTGACCTATTACCAGCAAAAGTTCCAATATATCCATGTCGATGAGTACCAAGATACCAACCATGCCCAGTACCAACTGGTCAAACTGTTGGCTTCTCGCTTCAAAAATATCTGTGTAGTTGGGGATGCTGACCAGTCTATTTACGGATGGCGTGGGGCTGATATGCAGAATATCCTCGATTTTGAAAAGGATTATCCTGATGCTAAGGTGGTTTTACTAGAAGAAAATTACCGTTCAACTAAGACAATTCTTCAAGCAGCTAATGATGTTATTAAAAACAATAACAATCGTCGTCCGAAAAATCTCTGGACCCAAAATGCTGATGGAGAACAGATTATTTACTATCGTGCTAATGATGAACAGGATGAAGCTGTCTTTGTAGCTAAAACCATCGATGAACTTGGTCGTAGCCACAACTTCCTCCACAAGGATTTTGCAGTTCTTTATCGAACTAATGCGCAATCCCGTACTATTGAGGAAGCCCTGCTCAAGTCCAATATTCCTTATACCATGGTTGGAGGGACCAAGTTCTACAGCCGTAAGGAAATCCGTGATATCATTGCTTACCTCAATCTTATTGCCAACCTAAGTGATAATATCAGTTTTGAGCGTATCATCAATGAACCCAAGCGTGGAATTGGCCCAGGTACTGTTGAGAAGATTCGTGATTTTGCTAATTCGCAAGAAATGACCATGCTAGATGCTTCAGCAAATATCATGTTATCAGGAATCAAAGGAAAAGCAGCTCAGTCTATTTGGGACTTTGCAAATATGATACTCGATTTGAGGGAACAACTTGATCGACTTTCAATCACTGAGTTGGTAGAAGCAGTATTAGAAAAAACAGGCTATGTTGATATTCTGAATGCCCAAGCAACCTTGGAGAGCAAGGCCCGGGTTGAAAATATCGAGGAGTTCCTCTCTGTCACAAAAAACTTCGATGATAATCCTGAAAGTGACGAAGAGGAAACAGGACTAGATAAACTTAGTCGATTCCTGAACGACTTGGCTTTGATAGCAGATACGGACTCAGGTAGTCAGGAGACATCTGAAGTAACCTTGATGACTCTTCACGCTGCCAAAGGGCTTGAGTTTCCTGTTGTCTTTATCATCGGGATGGAGGAGAATGTCTTTCCGCTTAGTCGTGCCTCTGAAGATCCAGATGAATTAGAAGAAGAACGTCGTCTCGCCTATGTAGGAATCACGCGCGCCGAGAAAATTCTTTATCTGACTAATGCTAACTCACGTTTGCTTTTTGGGCGTACTAGTTATAATCGTCCAACCCGTTTTATCAACGAGATTAGTTCAGATTTGTTGACCTATCAAGGATTAGCACGTCCGGCTAATACAAGTTTTAAAGCGTCTTATAGTAGTGGAGGAACAGCATTTGGTAAGGGAATGAGTCTAGCTCAGGCTCTTCAAGAACGAAAACGGAATGCTTCTCCTACATCGATCCAATCAAGTGGTTTACCATTTGGACAATTTGTGGCTGGGAATAAGCAAGATTCTAGTGATACAATCTGGTCTGTTGGGGATATTGCCCTTCATAAAAAATGGGGCGAAGGAACTGTTCTGGAAGTTTCAGGCAGTGGATCAACACAGGAACTGAAAATCAATTTTCCAGAGGTTGGTCTCAAAAAACTCTTAGCCAGCGTAGCACCGATTGAGAAAAAAGCTTAA